The genomic stretch CGGCTGCACGAGGAGGTCGAGCGGAAGCAGGCAGGAGGTTCCAGAACGGCGCCGAGGCGTTGCAGGCGCTTCGCGCAGGTCGCCTCCCGGCCGGAGAGAGCAGGCTTCCCCTTCTGACCCTCAACCGGAAGGACTTCGCCGGGCACGACGGGCTGGTGCTCCTCGGCGTCTGAGTGCGACGCCGCCGACCGGCGGGTAACCAACCCGAGCATTGCGCCTCCGGCGGGCGGGCCAGGAGAATGCCGGCATGGCGGAGCGGCGTGGCTGGATCCCGATGGAGGACGGGGTGCGGCTTGCGGTCAGCCTGTTCCTGCCGGAGGGGGCGGAGGAGGGACGGGCGGCGCCGGTGGTGCTGGAGGCGCTGCCGTACCGCAAGGACGACGCGACGGCGTCGTACCGGCCGGAGTACGAGCGGCTGTGCGCCGAGTACGGGTACGCGGTGGCCCGGGTGGACCTGCGGGGGACGGGGTCGTCGGAGGGGGTGGCGACCGACGAGTACCCGGCGAGGGAGCAGGCCGACCTGTGCCAGGTGATCGGGTGGCTGGCCGACCAGCCATGGTCGACCGGGTCGGTCGGGATGTACGGGACCAGCTACTCGGGGTTCAACTCGCTCCAGGTCGCGGCCGAGCGGCCACCGGCCCTGAAGGCGATCGTCGCCATCTACGCCAGCGACGACCGCTACACCGACGACGTGCACTACACCGGCGGTGCGGTCAAGCTGCTCGACCTGGTCGACTACCCGCTGTACATGGTCGCCCTGAACGCGCTGCCGCCGGTCCCCTCGGTCGCCGGGGCGGGCTGGCGGGAGCGGTGGCGGGAGCGGGTCGAGGGCCTGGAGCCGTGGCTGCTGCGCTGGCTCGAGGAGCAGCCCGACGGGCCCTACTGGCGCCAGGGGTCGCTGCGGCCGGCCTACGAGCGGATCGCCTGCCCGACGATGCTGGTGGCCGGCTGGGCCGACGGCTACCGCAACGCCACCTTCCGGGTGCTGGAGGCCCTGAAGGGGCCGACCCGGCTGCTGTTCGGGCCGTGGAGCCACATGGCCACCGACACCTCCCTGCCCGGGCCCCGGATCGACCTGGTCCCGGAGATGGTCCGCTGGTGGGACCGCTGGCTGCGGGACCGGCCCAACGGGGTCGACGAGGCCCCGCCGGTGACGGTGTTCGTCCGCCACGCGACCCGGCCCGCTCCCGACCTGGACGAGCACCTCGGCGTCTGGCGCGACGAGCCCGCCTGGCCACCCGAGCGCGCGACCACGCTGCCGCTCCCCCTGTCCGGCGCCGCCGCGCCGGCCGGCGAAGGGGTCGACCGCCTGGAGGTGCGGGGCGACGTGGGCAGCGCGGCCTGGATCAGCTGCGCCGGGCACCTGCCGTTCGGGCAGCCGGGGGACCAGCGGGAGGACGACGGCTGGTCGCTGGTCTACGACTGGCCGCTGGAGCGGGAACTGGAGGTCCTCGGCCACCCGCGGCTGGCGGTCCGGGTCGGGGCGTCGGCGCCGGTGGCGTTCCTGTCGGCCAAGCTGTGCGACGTGTTCCCCGACGGGACCTCGGCCCTGGTGGCGCGCGGGTTCCTCAACCTGACCCAGCGGCGGTCACGGACCGACCCGGAGCCGATGCGCCCGGGCGAGGTCGAGGCGGTCGAGCTGGAGCTGGACGCGACCTCGTGGGTGTTCCCGGCCGGGCACCGGCTGCGGCTGTCGCTGGCCGGGTCGGACTGGCCCAACCTGGTGCCGCCGCCGGCGCCGGTGACCCTGACGGTCGAACGGGACGGGTCGGTCCTCACCCTGCCGGTGCTCGACGGACCGAGCCCCTGTCGGCCACCTTCACTCCCCCCTCCCCGACCGACCGGGACCGGGGCCGGAAACCCCCGGCTCGCCGGCGGCCGGGCCATGAGCCCACCGGACCCACCGACCCGGTGGCGGGTGGTGCGGGACGTGCTCGGGCGGGCCAGCGAGGCCGAGATCGACCACGGCGGCCGCAGCGAGCTGCCGGACGGGGCGGTGCTGGTCGAGCGCTACCGCGGGACGGTCGGGGCCACGGAGCGGCCGGGGGCGAGCTGGGCCCGCGGGTCGGCCGACTACCGCATCGCGTGGCCGGAGGCGACCGTGGCCACCAGCGCCCGGCTCGACCTCCGCGGCGACGCCGAGGCGTTCGAGGTCCGGCTCGACCTGGAGGCTCGCGAGGGTGACGAGCTCCGCTGGGCCCGCAGCTGGCACCGCCGCATCCCCCGCCACCTCGGCTGACCGTCCCGGCCCGCCGCAGGACCGCGTCCCCTCCCGGCTGGGCCGTTGTCGGCTGAACGAAGGATTGACCCCCCGTTCAGCTTCTGTCCATGATCGCGTATGCGCCACCGTCGGTCCTGGTTCGTCCCCCCGGTACTGCTGCTGGCCGCGGTGGTCGCCGCCGTCGGCCTGGCCCCAGGGCTGGCCGTCGCCCAGGAGGAGGACGGCCGGCTGACCGTAGGGCGGCTGCACCTCGACCCGTGCGAGGAGCTCGAGGGCGTCTGGTGCGGGAACCTCCCGGTGCCGTTCGACCGCGCCGACCCGGCCGCCGGGACCATCCCGATCAACTTCGAGTGGTACCCGGCCGAGGAGGCGGCCGCCGGCACGATCGTGGCCATGGAGGGCGGCCCCGGCTACCCCAGCACCGGCAGCCGCGACTACTACCTCGAGCTGGTCGGCGGCCTGCAGCGCACCCGTAACCTGCTGCTGGTCGACAACCGCGGCACCGGCGCCTCGGACCTGATCAACTGCCGGCCGCTGCAGGGCTGGCACCTCGCCCTCGGCGACGAGGAGTACGACCGGCGCCTGGCCGCCTGCGGCGAACAGCTCAACACCGCCCGGCGGCTCCCGGGCGGCGGCTTCGTGCACGGCAGCGACCTGTACGGCACCGGCGACGCCGCCCGCGACCTGGCCGACGTCCTCACCGCCCTGGAGACCGGGCCGGTCGACCTGTACGGCGACTCCTACGGCAGCTACTTCGGCCAGGCCTTCGCCGCCCGCTACCCGCGGATGCTGCGGTCCCTGACCCTGGACGCCACCTGGCCGGTGCTCGGCAGCGACCCCTTCTCCATCTCCACCATCGAGACGGCCCGGATCGCCTTCGACCTGGCCTGCCGGCGCAGCGTGGCCTGCGCGCTGGCCGCGCCCGGGTCGTCGACGGCCCGGATCGGCGCCCTGGCCGAGCGGCTGCGCCGCGCCCCGGTCGTCGGCACGACCCGCGAGCCGGGGAGCGCCCCGTCCACCTGGCGGGTCGACGTCGGCGTGCTGCTCGCGCTGGTCAACAACGCCGGCTCCGACGCCGGGGTCTACCGGGAGCTGGACGCGGCCGCCCGGGCGGTGCTGGAGCGCCGCGACGGCGTCCCCCTGCTGCGGCTGGCCGCCAAGTCGCTCTACACCGACGACGGCGGGCCGGTGCGGGAGTGGTCGGCCGGCCAGTACAGCGCGATCGGCTGCACCGACTACCCGCAGGCGTTCGACATGCGGGCGCCACCGGCGGTCCGGCGGGCCCAGTACCAGGCCGCCGTCGCCGGCCTGCCCGACGACGTGTACGCGCCGTTCACCGTCGAGGAGTGGACGACCTCGCCGGTGGCCGAGTTCGACGACTGCGTCAACTGGCCTTCGCCGGTGCGCTCCGACCCGCCCACCACCAGCCGGCCGCCGCTGGTCCCGCCGACCCTGCCCGTGCTGGTGCTGTCGGGCGGGCTCGACACCCTGACCACCTGGACCGACGGCGCCATCGTGGCCGAGCAACTGGGCCCGTCGGCCCGCTGGGTCAAGGTCGAGAACACCATCCACGTGACCGCGCTGGCCGACCCCTACGGCTGCGCCAGCGGGCTCGTCCGCCAGTTCATCCGCCACCCGGAGCGGCTGCACGCCATGGACGTGTCCTGCGCCAGCCGCATCCCCGAGGTCCGCGTGGTCGGCGAGTTCCCGCGGCGGCTGTCCGGGGCCACCCCGGCGACGCCCGCCAAGGGCAACGACGCCGAGGCGACCGGGCTGCGGCTGGCCACCGTCGGGGCGGCCGCGGTCGGCGACGCCATCGCCCAGTGGTGGTACCTGCCCGGGTCGCGCGGCCACGGGCTCCGCGGCGGCTGGTTCACCGTCGAGGGGGACACCAGCGTCAAGTTCGACCTGCACAAGGTCCGCTTCGTCGCCGACACGGTCGTCGACGGCCAGGCCACCTGGAACACCGGCAGCGGCCAGGTCCGCGCCCGGGTCGTCGTCAAGGGCCCGGGCGGCGCCACCGCCACCCTCCGCATGCGCTGGGACGACCTGGCCCGCCACCCCCGCGCCACCGTCACCGGCCACATCGGGTCGGGCACCCGCCTGGCCGCCACCCTTCCGGCCCCCTGACCGCCGCCAGACGACGGTCGAGCGGGCCGGGTAAGGGCGCCGGGGTTCCGGTTGGGGTAGGGCGTGGGTCGGGCAAGGCAGGGAGGGGTTGTGGGCGAGCCGAAGCACCCGCAGCTCCGGGTCGGCTACGCTCCCCCACCGGGGGACCCGGCACAGGACCGGGTGGGTGAAGCGTGGCTCCCGGTGGGGAAGGCGCGGGCCGCGCCGGCGAGGGGTTCGAGACCGGGGCGATGACGTACGGGGCGAGCTCGGAACGCGGCTCCGGACCCGGACCCATCACGCCGGACGGGTGTGCGGTGGAGCTGTACGCGCTGCTGCCGCCGATGGGCGAACCCGAGGTCGTGCATGCCGCGATCCCCGCCGGAGCCTCGATCCTGGAGCTGGGGGCCGGGGCCGGCCGGATGACCCACCGGCTGGTGGAGCTCGGCCATCCGGTGGTGGCGGTGGACGAGTCGCCGGAGATGCTGGAGCGCATCCATGGAGCCGCGCCGGGAACCCCGGCGGAAGCGCGACCGACCGGGGCGGCCGAGGCCGGGGTGGAGACCGTCCAGGCCCGGATCCAGGACCTCGACCTCAATCGCCGCTTCGACGCCGTGCTGCTGGCCTCGTTCCTGGTCAACACGCCCGACGACGATCTGCGGCACCGGTTCCTGGCGGCGTGCCGGAACCACCTGGGAGACGGCGGCTGCGTGCTCGTGCAGCGCCACCGGCCGGGGTGGTTTGACGAGGCGACCGAGGAGGAGCGCACCAGCGGCGGGGTCACCTTCCGGCTGCGCGACCTGCGGCGGCCGGGGCCCGGCCTGCTCGCGGCCACCGCCGAGTACCAGGTCGGGGAGCGGGTGTGGACGCACGCGTTCACGGCCCGGCGGCTCGACGACGGCGCGCTGGTGGCCGCCCTGGCCGAGGCCGGGTTGGCCGTCGACGCCTACCTGACCGGCGACGGCTCCTGGGTCAGGGCGGTCCCGGCGTCGCGCGGGGACGCGCTCGGGCGCTGGCCCAGGTAGGCCCGGGCGATCATCGTCACCACGTGGTAGACGGCGTCCTCGGCCGGGGCGAGCGGACCCGGCTGGAAATGGGGTGAGGCCATGCCCCGCTGCACCGACTCGCATGCCGCCCAGTCCTGGCGGTTGGTCCGGTCCCAGAAGTCGACCGCGTACGCCGGGTCGAAGCCGGGCCGCTCGGCCGCCTCGGGCGGGAAGTACCAGGTGCAGACCACGTGGCTGAGGTCGGGGCCGAGCGGCTCCACCAGGTGGGTCATCAGGTAGTCGGGGTGGAGGCTGAGCAGGAGGTTCGGGAACAGCCCGAGGTAGGCGACGGTCCGCAGCCGCTCGTCGTCCAGCCCCGGCATGGGGACGCCGTCGCTGTGGCCGTCCAGCGACATGGTGACGGCATGGTCCTTCAGGTCCATGGTGCCGCCGACCCAGGCGCCGTCGAGCTCGAAGTTGTCGCCGCTGGCGGGCGGGCTGACCTGGCAGAGCTCGGGGTGGATGAGCGGGCAGTGGTAGCACTCGTGGTAGTTCTCGAGGATGACCTTCCAGTTGCAGGCCAGGTCGTACTCATGGGTGGCCAGGGGGACCAGCCGCTCCGGGCGGTAGGGGGCGACCAGCTGGTCAAGGGCCCCGACATGCTCGGCGAACGGCGGGGCGTCGCCCGACCCGTTGACGAACAGGAACCCGTGCCAGCTCTCCAGCGGCAGCTCGACCAGCCCGTGCTCGGCCGGGCGGAAGTCGCCGTGGTCGCGGAACCCGGGGGCGGCCCGCAGGGCCCCGTCCAGGTCGTAGGTCCAGGCGTGGTAGGGGCAGAGGACGGTCCGCCTGTTGGTCCGTTCGCCAACGCCGAGCAGCTCGTGGCCCCGGTGGCGGCAGGTGTTGGCGAACGCCCGCATCCGCCCGTCGGTCCCGCGGGCCAGCAGCACCCCGGCCCCGCCGACCTTGACCGCCCGCTGGGCCCCCGTGCCCGCGAGGTCGCCCTCGCGGCCCACGCAGGTCCAGGACCCGGCGAAGAAGCGCTCCTGCTCGAAGGCGAACACCCGCGGCGAGACATAGGCGTCCCGCGGGAGCATGCGGCTCTGGCCGAACGGCCGCAGGGTCGGCTCGAGGTCGGCCGGGTCGAAGGGCGGAGCGGTGGCGTCCAGCATGGTCGGACCTCCAACCTACTTCAACTGACTCTTCAGTCAGTATAAGCCGGGGCGGGCCTCGGGAACCAGCCGGAGGCGGATACACTGCGGCGGTGGCGCGGATCAAGGCGGACGTCCGCCGGGAGGAGATCCTCAAGGCGACCTGCCGTGAGGTGATCGCCCGCGGGTTCGCGAGCACCCGGGTGGGGGACGTGGCGGCCGCCCTCGGGGTGTCGACCGGGCTGGTGTTCTACCACTTCTCCAAGAAGGAGACCCTGCTCGGGGAGGCGTTCCGCTACGCCGCCGGCGAGGACCTGGACCGGCTGTCGGCAACGGCCGCCGGTGACGGCAGCGCCGCCCAGCGGCTGGACCGGATCCTGCGGCTGTACTCCCCCGCCGGCTCCTCGGAGGCGTGGCTGCTCTGGATCGACGCCTGGGGCCAGGCCCTGCGCAGCCCCGAGCTGGCCGAGGTGTCGCGCCAGCTCGACCTGCGCTGGAAGCAGACCCTGGCCGCGGTGATCCGCGAGGGGGTGGCGGCCGGCGAGTTCACCTGCCCCGACCCCGACGCCGCCGCCTGGCGGCTCACCGCCCTGCTCGACGGGCTCGGGGTCCAGGTCACGGTCCACGGCAGCGTCCCCGACGCCCGCCTGGTCGACTGGGTCCGGGCGGCCGCCGCCGCCGAGCTGGCCGTCGACCCGTCGGTTCTGGCCGGCGACGGCCGCACCTGACCGGCGTCCGTCGCACCGGCGCGGGCGGATCCGGAGAGGCACCCGACCCGAGGAGGGACGATCATGGCCGTCGGAGTCCAGGTCACCTTCGACGCGGCCGACCCGGAGGCTCTGGCCGCCTTCTGGGGGGAGACGCTCGGCTACGTCGAGCAGGACCCTCCCGAGGGGTTCGGCAGCTGGGAGGCGTGGGCCGTGGCCAACGACGTGCCCCGCGAGCGGTGGGGCGACTTCGCCGCCCGGGTCGACCCCGACGGCGCCGGGCCGCGGCTGTTCTTCCAGCGCGTGCCCGAGCCCAAGACGGCCAAGAACCGGGTCCACCTGGACCTGGCCGTCGGCGGCGGCCGCGGCACCCCGCCCGAGGAGTCGCGCCGCAACATCGCCGCCGCCGTCGAGCGGGCCGTCGCGGCCGGCGCGACCAAGGTCCGGGAGGTCGACGAGCGTGACGAGTACTGGGTCGTCCTCCAGGACCCCGAGGGCAACGAGTTCTGCATGCACTGACCGGCCGACCGCCCCGGGCCAAGGCTCAGACCAGGTAGTTCGCCTCGGGCCGGGCGCTGGTGAGGGACGGGCGGTCGAGGGCGAACGGCCCGATGTCGACGTCGGTGCCGTCGTGCAGGGCCAGATCGGCCAGGACCCTGCCCACCAGGGGGGCGAACTTGAAGCCGTGGGCGGTGCCGAGGGCGACCAGGACGCGGTCGTGGCCGGGGAGGGGGCCGAGGACGAGGTCGCGGTCCGGGGTGAGGGTGTACAGGCAGGTCGCGGTGCGGGCGTGGGCGCCGGCGGCGGCGGGGAGGCGGGCGCGCAGGAACCCGGCCAGGCGGTCGGAGGCGGCCGGGTCGGGGTCGAAGGAGCGGGTGGTGGCCGTGACCTGGTGGCCGCCGACGTCCTGGGCGGCCTTGAGGTCGGCGC from Actinomycetota bacterium encodes the following:
- a CDS encoding CocE/NonD family hydrolase, which produces MAERRGWIPMEDGVRLAVSLFLPEGAEEGRAAPVVLEALPYRKDDATASYRPEYERLCAEYGYAVARVDLRGTGSSEGVATDEYPAREQADLCQVIGWLADQPWSTGSVGMYGTSYSGFNSLQVAAERPPALKAIVAIYASDDRYTDDVHYTGGAVKLLDLVDYPLYMVALNALPPVPSVAGAGWRERWRERVEGLEPWLLRWLEEQPDGPYWRQGSLRPAYERIACPTMLVAGWADGYRNATFRVLEALKGPTRLLFGPWSHMATDTSLPGPRIDLVPEMVRWWDRWLRDRPNGVDEAPPVTVFVRHATRPAPDLDEHLGVWRDEPAWPPERATTLPLPLSGAAAPAGEGVDRLEVRGDVGSAAWISCAGHLPFGQPGDQREDDGWSLVYDWPLERELEVLGHPRLAVRVGASAPVAFLSAKLCDVFPDGTSALVARGFLNLTQRRSRTDPEPMRPGEVEAVELELDATSWVFPAGHRLRLSLAGSDWPNLVPPPAPVTLTVERDGSVLTLPVLDGPSPCRPPSLPPPRPTGTGAGNPRLAGGRAMSPPDPPTRWRVVRDVLGRASEAEIDHGGRSELPDGAVLVERYRGTVGATERPGASWARGSADYRIAWPEATVATSARLDLRGDAEAFEVRLDLEAREGDELRWARSWHRRIPRHLG
- a CDS encoding alpha/beta hydrolase; this translates as MRHRRSWFVPPVLLLAAVVAAVGLAPGLAVAQEEDGRLTVGRLHLDPCEELEGVWCGNLPVPFDRADPAAGTIPINFEWYPAEEAAAGTIVAMEGGPGYPSTGSRDYYLELVGGLQRTRNLLLVDNRGTGASDLINCRPLQGWHLALGDEEYDRRLAACGEQLNTARRLPGGGFVHGSDLYGTGDAARDLADVLTALETGPVDLYGDSYGSYFGQAFAARYPRMLRSLTLDATWPVLGSDPFSISTIETARIAFDLACRRSVACALAAPGSSTARIGALAERLRRAPVVGTTREPGSAPSTWRVDVGVLLALVNNAGSDAGVYRELDAAARAVLERRDGVPLLRLAAKSLYTDDGGPVREWSAGQYSAIGCTDYPQAFDMRAPPAVRRAQYQAAVAGLPDDVYAPFTVEEWTTSPVAEFDDCVNWPSPVRSDPPTTSRPPLVPPTLPVLVLSGGLDTLTTWTDGAIVAEQLGPSARWVKVENTIHVTALADPYGCASGLVRQFIRHPERLHAMDVSCASRIPEVRVVGEFPRRLSGATPATPAKGNDAEATGLRLATVGAAAVGDAIAQWWYLPGSRGHGLRGGWFTVEGDTSVKFDLHKVRFVADTVVDGQATWNTGSGQVRARVVVKGPGGATATLRMRWDDLARHPRATVTGHIGSGTRLAATLPAP
- a CDS encoding class I SAM-dependent methyltransferase, coding for MELYALLPPMGEPEVVHAAIPAGASILELGAGAGRMTHRLVELGHPVVAVDESPEMLERIHGAAPGTPAEARPTGAAEAGVETVQARIQDLDLNRRFDAVLLASFLVNTPDDDLRHRFLAACRNHLGDGGCVLVQRHRPGWFDEATEEERTSGGVTFRLRDLRRPGPGLLAATAEYQVGERVWTHAFTARRLDDGALVAALAEAGLAVDAYLTGDGSWVRAVPASRGDALGRWPR
- a CDS encoding aromatic ring-hydroxylating dioxygenase subunit alpha, yielding MLDATAPPFDPADLEPTLRPFGQSRMLPRDAYVSPRVFAFEQERFFAGSWTCVGREGDLAGTGAQRAVKVGGAGVLLARGTDGRMRAFANTCRHRGHELLGVGERTNRRTVLCPYHAWTYDLDGALRAAPGFRDHGDFRPAEHGLVELPLESWHGFLFVNGSGDAPPFAEHVGALDQLVAPYRPERLVPLATHEYDLACNWKVILENYHECYHCPLIHPELCQVSPPASGDNFELDGAWVGGTMDLKDHAVTMSLDGHSDGVPMPGLDDERLRTVAYLGLFPNLLLSLHPDYLMTHLVEPLGPDLSHVVCTWYFPPEAAERPGFDPAYAVDFWDRTNRQDWAACESVQRGMASPHFQPGPLAPAEDAVYHVVTMIARAYLGQRPSASPRDAGTALTQEPSPVR
- a CDS encoding TetR family transcriptional regulator C-terminal domain-containing protein — translated: MARIKADVRREEILKATCREVIARGFASTRVGDVAAALGVSTGLVFYHFSKKETLLGEAFRYAAGEDLDRLSATAAGDGSAAQRLDRILRLYSPAGSSEAWLLWIDAWGQALRSPELAEVSRQLDLRWKQTLAAVIREGVAAGEFTCPDPDAAAWRLTALLDGLGVQVTVHGSVPDARLVDWVRAAAAAELAVDPSVLAGDGRT
- a CDS encoding VOC family protein, whose amino-acid sequence is MAVGVQVTFDAADPEALAAFWGETLGYVEQDPPEGFGSWEAWAVANDVPRERWGDFAARVDPDGAGPRLFFQRVPEPKTAKNRVHLDLAVGGGRGTPPEESRRNIAAAVERAVAAGATKVREVDERDEYWVVLQDPEGNEFCMH